The Takifugu rubripes chromosome 16, fTakRub1.2, whole genome shotgun sequence genome contains the following window.
agtTGCCTGATACCAGTAGTTtgataccagtagcctgataccagttgcctgataccagtagcctgataccagtagcctgataccagtagcctgataccagtagtCTGATACCAGTAGTTTGATACCAGTAGTCTGATACCAGTAGTTtgataccagtagcctgataccagtagcATGATACCAGTTGCCtgataccagtagcctgataccagtagtttgataccagtagcctgataccagttgcctgataccagtagcctgataccagttgcctgataccagtagcctgataccagtTGCCTGATACTagtagcctgataccagtagtctgataccagtagcctgataccagtagcctgataccagtagtCTGATACCACTAGTCTGATACCACTAGTCtgataccagtagcctgataccagtCGTCTGATACCAGTAGTATGATACCATTAGTCtgataccagtagcctgataccagtagtTTGATACCAGTAGTCTGATACCAGTAGTTTGATACTagtagcctgataccagtagtctgataccagtagcctgataccagtagtCTGATACTagtagcctgataccagtagtctgataccagtagcctgataccagtagcctgataccagtagtCTGATACCACTAGTCTGATACCACTAGTCtgataccagtagcctgataccagtagtCTGATACCACTAGTCTGATACCACTAGTCtgataccagtagcctgataccagtCGTCTGATACCAGTCGTCTGATACCAGTAGTCTGATACCAGTAGTTTGATACCAGTCGTCTGATACCAGTCGTCTGATACCTGTAGTTTGGTACCAGTAGTTTGATACCAGTCATTTGTCCTGAAGGTAGCAGGTCTCTCCTCAGGCTGAGGCTCAGGATGGTTCAGAACTGACCAGGACTACAAAGCAAACACTGGTGaaaagaggagctgctgaaggtgaaGTTGCTCCACAGACGTGGGGCAACAATGGCTGGTCTCTTCCCCTTCTCAGCTCcacctcaacaacaacaaacctgATCCTGGTGTTGCTGGCtggacaaaaacatgttttcttcaCTGGATCCCAGTCTGGGACTGGGAGGAACGAGCACTTTGAGAGGGTCTCTGCAAATCTGTGCAATAAAGGCTTCTTCTGATTTGCAGCATTAAAAACTACAATAACTGGGACGTTCAGTGCTGCTACCATGGTGATATAAATAGAAGGTTTCGAGGGCATTGAAAGTGCTCAACTTTAATGCTGATCTGTGGGAAAATCCTCCTGTTTAGTTCATCATTCTTCATTTTTACGGTGTCGCTGCCGTTGAGGACAAGTTGTGAAATAAGCAGCTGGTGATTTGAGCCCAAATGTGTCCTTTAGTAGTTCATTAACTTTGGTTAATCAGTGACTCTGCAGCTTCCCTTTTAGCTTCAGTTCTTCAGTGAGGGACTGAGTGGTGGGCCAGGTGATCCACTCCCAGAGGCAGAGTGAGGAGCCTGTATGTCCTCTCTAGCTGCAGCTGCATATCTAGactcagctcttcctccagggCTCCTGCCTGGCACTTCCATCCTCAGCATCCttcactgtcctcctctgaTCAGGTCTCAGTCTGGCCCCTCTGCTTTACCTCCAGAAGATCTAACATGTGCTGTCCCTCTGATGTCCTCATCCCCGGTCCTCTGCATGTCTGCCTTGTTGAGGATCAACTTCCCTCCTTAGACATTCGCACCCCTCTAAAAGCTTGTCGACCAACCTCGCCAGGAACTCAACAGGTCCTTCTCCAGACACTTCCAGACCTCCACAGGTGTCATCATCTTACTCatttctgcttctcctgctccacaTCCCTCACTTCTGCTACTCTTGGCTGCCTCTCATTTCCCTCATTCTTCAAGTCAgcttctctctccatcttctttTCCAGAAGAGGTGGGCACATCTCCGCCTCTATGCTTTGTGGCTCTCACCTTCTGCATCTATGTCTCCTGTGCTCCTaaccttctcttctctcttcagcTCACCTCTTTCCCTGAATTCAATTCCTCATTCCTCCACCAAGTCTCCTTCTTCCAGCTGCTCCCTGAAGGCCTCACAACACCCGTCCAGTTTCAgctccctcctcttcattctctgctctctctgtgtgctcctcatcttcctcacccCCAGAGTCCTCGTCCCCACCACCGGTCTAAGCTGTCGCCCTACACGATCACCTACAGTGACCACAGTCACCATGCTGCTGGAAGGCAGTAGTACTGCTAGTATGTTCTGTTGGACTAGCAGGGCTGCTCCATGAACAAAGTGACGAGGCCTCTAGTCTGATCTGGTGTACTGGTCTCCTTCTTCCACAGTCTGGACGCTCAGCTTGAAGGTTTCTGGAGCAACTTCATGTTTGCTCCTCTGCCGTTCACCTTTGGTTCCCCTTCAACCTTTTCGGCAGCTAAATAGTTGCTTCCTGTCCAGCCATGTTCTCATGTTGGGAACACCACGAGGGCTGCATTTAGATTCCAGTTTGGTTTTGGCTGCCCGCTACAGAGAAGCCTGGAGACGGCTGGTGAGTGTGGGCCAGACACTAGTCCCAGTAAAGCTGCAGAGATGGCCAAGGTGGGCTAATTGTGGCTGCTTCTGTGTCGCTGGAACACACAATCCTCATATTACATTTTTCAGTCTAGATTTCCTCTTAGTCTGAAACATTAATATCTTTAAacgaagaaagaaaaaggataaAAGCGCAGCAGCAATTTCCTGTTGTCTTGGAGCGATGGGTTCCCTTGATTTCCCTCTGACTTTATTACGCGGGGCACAAAGGGCAGGTTGGAACCACCGTAGTTTGATGcttctttcctcctgcagcatctggaacGAATATAAGAGCTTCCAACAACCTCTTAAAAGGAGTCATTCTGCTCATAAACAAGCTTTATGTGTGGTGGGGATCGGGATCAAGAGTCAGCTGGACTGTTAATGGATCACCAGCAGCAGGTACCTGCAGGGCCACCTGACCAGGATCTCTGCTGCAGGATCCCCCCCACATCCGTGAGGAAGACAATGTGAAGCTTTCTTTATCTTCTACAGCAACACCTTGTGGACAACCCTGCATTTCTGCCAGGGCGAGGCGGTAAACGCCCACCAGTGGCGCCAGTATGGTGCAGCAGCTCCCTGCAGGTTTCCAGTGAAGTTTAGAGGGTCTAGGATGAGACCATGGAGGGGGGATGTCGTCACGGGGGGGTCAAGCTTCCAAAACGGCGGCTCTCTGCTCATCCTGTCCTGTTCTTGGAGACTTCCTGTTGTCCTTCTCTGTCTTCTGAGCTTGtgcttctctgtctcttcaGCATGGGTGGGCTCGCTCTCCATGGGGATgatcttcttctgctctcccATCGTCAGCGTCTTCACAGACATTCTGGGCTGCAGGATCACTGCTGTGGGTGGCGCCGCcgtcggcctggtgggcctcttGGCCAGCTCCTTTGTCACGTAAGTAACCTCTGCCTGATGGCGGCAGTGTCCCATCCTGGTGCTGCTTCACTGTCACGTCCAGTCCAAACTCCTCACCAAGTTAAAGCGTTGAGCCAGGCTAGTGGCGTCCTGAGGTCACCTGCTTCAGGACAGCAGCCTGGTCTACCTGGGCTTCCTCCCAGTGACACTGATAGAAGCTTCTGGGTCTGTGAGTGTCCTCTGAGCTGAGGGTGGGCCGGTGGTGAAGGTTCTCTGCTCTGGTAGCTCAATCGTTTCTCCATGCATCGGTCCTCAGCCTTCACTGAATGAAATATGTCATTATTACTTTGCAGAAATGGTGGAACAGAAATGGTCCAGGTGTTGGACACTGAGTGGATCAGACCCAGTGTGCTGCACCTGAGAGCAACACTGCGGCCATCACGTCTGACTGCAGCAGAGCCGAGTAGCTCTGGTTGCAAAGGTCGTTTCACTGGCAGCTTGTTTTCTAAAGCAGGCGACTTTATTTACCTCCAGCTGGACTTTGGCACCAACGGAACTGAGCGGAAATCATGAGGGGCggcacttgttttcaggctGCACACGCAGGTGCTGATCCCGGTCCTCATCCCGGTCCTCATCCtgatcctgttttttttagctcaATCAAAGGTCGCTTGTGTTTACCAGCGCGTCATCAGGTTAGCTTCCCCGTGAGTTTCCACATCACACAATATTAAACACCAAGCAGGGACACTGTCCATCAAGGTCCATTCCTGGTATTTTCGGGCCAAAGAACCAAGAATGGGCAGCTTTTTAACCACTTTTAGCTCACATCGAGAGTCTCCTGTGGTCCCCTTGAACAAAGACGGCGATTGGATGAGAGGCCACGGTTCCAAACGATGGCGATCTGTTGGTGTGGTCACACGAGGCCGTTTGTCTCTGGAGCGCCCCTCTGCAGTTCTATTATGCTGGTGTGGATCTGCTGTCTTGTCCTCATCTCCTGTGGTTTGATCTCCTTGCAGCTCCCTGGGGCCCCTGTACTTCACCTACGGCATTGTGTTTGCCTGCGGCTGCTCCTTCTCCTACCAGCCCAGCCTGGTCATCCTGGGCCACTACTTCAAGAAGCGCCTGGGCCTGGTGAACGGCATCGTGACCGCCGGCAGCAGcatcttcaccatcatcctGCCCTTCATGCTGTCGGGCCTGCTGAGCAGAGTGGGCCTTCACAACACCATGCGCGTCCTCTGCATCCTCATGTTTGTGCTGATGCTGGCGGGTTTCACCTACAAGCCGCTGCTGCCTGCTAAGACCTCCAGCACAGgccgctgctgcccccccatcGGCCAGATCTTCAACTTCAACATCTGGAAGTCTTTGGGATATCGTATCTGGGCTTTTGGAATCCCAGCAGCCCTGTACGGCTACTTTGTGCCTTACGTTCACCTGGTAAGTGGCACCACGTCCGTCGGCACCGCCGCGGCTGgagtttgtcttgtttgtgtagctgcaggttaTCGCAGCTCACAGGAGCAAAGGGCCATCAGATAGATGTGGATCATATAGATGCAACAGATTGTTGCTGTGCAGCTTCACGTGTCCACAGACGGCCTCTGTGTTTGGACTCAGCAGAGCCCAGCAACAGGGACAAAGGTCCAAATAGTTTTGTAGTATTTTATTTCAGAATTGGCCATCAGCGGTATTCTTGTATTCGTTATTTTATGGGTAAGCAGTTGTGACAGTGGTTATTCTTTAGTGTTTATTAAATGGTCTTTAAATGTGCACATGAACAGTCTCAGCATCTAATCTGGCTCTGCTGTGTTGGCCGTCACCCTTCCAGGCCTGTAGCTGCAgacctgctggagctggagcccgaACGTCTAGCTAGCGTGATCTAACATGTGATCGACTTCTATACTGGCCAGGGTGCCCCGTTCTGCTCAGATCACATGACTGTCTCACAGGACATGTTCCTTTACTACGATGAACATACAGCATCTTTCAGAGTGGGGAATCCCGTGGGGATAATGTGCTACCACGAGTTCtctcagaggaggaggcgctTGGCTTTTGGTGGCCCTTGTAGCTAAAGACGAGGATTCTCCAACCACCCCTTGGGTTTCCAGGACATGCGAAAACTCTCTTCTAATTCTTCTCTCTTTTAACAACTGTTTGAATTCATTGGAGGGGTCTTAACAGTTAATTACAGAGTCCAGCCAAGAAGTAGGTGCATGGAGGATcacctggaaccagaggagtTCTGATATAATAATAGCACAGTTCTGTCCAGCATCACCCTGAAGTTCCTCACTGTAGTGCTGAGGTCACACAGGAACCCCAGGGGGCCACACACAGCCAAACTGGAGCACCTTAGTTTATCAGGGTGTGTGGAAGCTGCAGGTCCTCCAGGGATCAGCAGGTCCGGTCCACACAGACCCCCGTGGAGCACCCCTCAGTCTGATCACTAGGGTCCCACACAGTTCTGAGACCCAGCAGGTCCAGTAGAGCCAGTGAGGATACAACTGCGTCCTGAAACCAGgctgacgcacacacacgcacgcacacacgcacgttaCAGCGCTCCAGGGATGTTTGACCCCTGCATGCTACATTTCCAAGTGTCCAATATTGTGGACCCCAGAGAGCtcccacaagtgtgtgtgtgtgggagcgtgtgtgtgtgtgttgtgtgtgagtCTCCTATGGGCAAAGGTCACcgtgacaggaaggaaaagaTGGTGACATGGCTCCACGTTTCACTTCCCTTGGTTTCTGCGGCGACAGCAGCTCTCTGAGGCGTTTGGTCATATCTTGACTTCAGCTTCTATTTCCTGTCTCAATCAGAATCATCATCGAACATTATGTACAAGTTTTCTCTCTTAAATACAGATAAGAATCTTATCTGGGGCCTCTGACCTTCAGTCACTGATATGAAGGTcatatttcctgtttgttgctGAAGCTCATTAATTAATATCCTTAATTGGCTATAAGCAGGTAATAAGCAGAATTCTCTATATTAGCTTCTGTGTCTTTATCCCACTGATGCACTTCTGTTGATGTTAGATGTTGTTCTGCTCCTTCCAAAGCGGACGGATCCCTCATGGaccggtcacacacacacacacacatacacacacacacacacacacacacacacacacacacacacacagtattgcTGAGCCGCTCCGTATGACTGAAACCATTTTGggaacttcctgctgctgttcagtTGTTTTCCATCGTGCCGAGTCAGCAGGCTCTCTGGCAGAAGAGGCTTCCTGTGTCTTCCTGACACCGTCCAGTAGCATGAGTAGCATGtgtcccgggggggggggggggggctcacagggGGGCCCAGACTGTGCTCATGGCTGCTCTGTGATGGGACAGCCTGAGGATCATACCTCTATAAAGCCCCCTTCACTCTCCTCTATTCATTAAAGTGCtgcttagtgtgtgtgtgagagagagagcacacacTTTCTTAttcttgtatctttgtgaggacttccacAGACATAAGGCAtttcctgacccctgaccctgacctaaatcTAGTTCTAGTTTtcaccttaaaaccaagtcttaaccctcaaatagTCCTGTGACATTGTGAGGGCCAGTCAACATGTCCTCACTTTTCTAgaagaatgagtattttggtactggTCGATAGTGAGaacaagacccccccccccccttcccgggtGGCTGGTGGGGGCTCTGctgtggcagctgcagcagagaagcGGAGCAGAGCCAGTATTAGGTCCTGGGGGGGGTGCAGCCACTCAGACTGTCGGGCCTCCTGTTTGCCTCACACACGACTTTgaagctcttcttctgtggccGCTCCTCCACTCCTGCTCGGACGAGGGCCGGTGTTTAGGTTGTGATAATCACGTCATGCTCCTTGTCGTCTCCCCCACAGATGAAGCACGTGGAGGAGCGTTTTGGACCAGAAACCAACAAAGAAGTTCTGCTTCTGTCTATCGGCATCACTTCCTGCATAGGTCGCTTCATCTTCGGCAGGGTGGCGGACTACATTCCCGGAGTGAACAAAGTCTACCTGCAGGTGAACACCCCCCCTGTTCTTTCACCCTCACGCGCAGGTTCTGCTggtggggtccagggttgtctCCATGCACCTTAAACTCAGCCTGAGTTCCTAGAAAGCACCTTCATGCTAGCAAGCGCCCTGACCTTTGAACAGGAAGACACGCTGCCAGGAGGGGAACGGGGGTCCAGGCAAATGGAGAAAACCACAAGGACACATACAGTAACGTTCCAAACACTCCCCACCCATTCTGCAGTTGAAGGTTCTGGAACCAGCCTTAAACCAACactgagagcggagcggcaACCTGGTCCTGTCCACTTCTCCTGGGCCCCTGAGGGCCACATATGCAAgagaaggattttaaaatgtgttgtgGCTTTAATGGGCAGCCAGTAAAAGAGATTCCTGTCAGCTCTTCAGCAGGTGGATCAGCTGGGGGTTCTGACAGAACTATCCAGACCTCCTGAAAGAGTCCAGCACCATCCCAAGTTAGTCTGATCTGATCTTTTTAATGTGTCTGGTGGGAAAAAAGCTGCTCCAGGATCCCTTTGATAGGAGTTAAAAGGCAGagccaggtcaaaggtcactgtgaGACTCCTCACAGATCAACTGGAAGCTACAGAGATGATCCTCCAGAGTCACGATGAGATCGGCTGATCTGTTCCTGAGGGATCTGGATAGTCTTTATATCATCGTGTGGGAGGTCCAGCAGAACTGAGGGTGCTCTCACGGAGCCACCATCCCCCACTAGATGTTCTGCTACAACCTTCTGCTGCTGAGCCTTGTGGCGAGGCTGCGGGGGCATCTATGGGTGACTCTCCCATCAGGGGGGTGTTTCATGGaccggtgccccccccccccccccattacatTGTGAGTTCTTCTGGAAGTGAATCTGGCCGGCACATGCAAGCTGACGTCTCGTCTCCGTCCTGCAGGTGACATCGTTCTTTGTGATTGGGCTCATGTCCATGATGATCCCACTGTGCAACATCTTCGGGGCGCTGATTGCCGTGTGCCTGCTGATGGGGCTGTTTGACGGCTGCTTCATCAGCATCATGGCTCCAATCGCCTTTGAGTTGGTCGGTGCCAAAGATGTGTCCCAAGCCATCGGCTTCCTGCTGGGCCTGATGTCTGTGCCCATGACCGTGGGACCTCCTATAGCAGGTAAGATACTTTGGTGAACTCAGTTCAGGGGCCGTCCTGCTCCCACTGCCCCACTGCCGGTGAATATTTCATGGTGGCCCTAATAATTTAGAAGGGCAGAGAAACACGTGGCCTGGGAACCGGTGCAACCGGTCTGGGTCCATCTCCACTTCTCTTCTTTAGTAACTAACCTTCAGCACCAGTCGGGCCTCAGGCCTGAAAGATTCGCGCATCTTCTGCGTTCACGGCTCTTTTGCGCCCCCTAGTGCCCACTTGTTGTAAAGCTCACCCGCTTCAGATCCATTCTGGTTAACAGAATCTTCTCCAAACTGCAAAGCTACATTTGATTTAGACGTACTGCCCCTGGCTGGATGCTGAACAGCAACACGTGTGAACGAGAGACCTGTTAAATCAAATCAACCACGTAACCAGAGAAAGAAGTCCAGTTTCCCCATGTAAATGAATGACGTCTGTGCACTGGACTGTTACTGTTGCAGGTTTCCTCAGGGACAGGCTGGGCAGCTACGACGTGGCCTTCTACCTGGCAGGGATCCCCCCCCTCTTCGGAGGAGCCCTGCTCTGCCTCATCCCCTGGGTGGAGGCCCGGCGCAGGAGGCGTGAAAAGACGGAGGCCCtgaaggaggaggcagaggtcaGCACCAGGATGTTGGAGAAGCATCAGGAGGACGCACAGCTTCAAACTGGAGAGTCTGTCCTGTGAAACAGGCCAGAGGACAGACGGACACGCCCCGCGCGCGTCCATGAAAAAAGCCAGAGCTTTAACACGAGTTTAACACAACCGTCTCCCCGGACGAGTGAACTCCGCTGCGTTGTTTAATTAGAACTGAAATTTAAAGAGCTGCACGTCTTCTTGTTGTCCGATGGGAAAGAAAATGTCCTGTCCATCCGTCCCCGTCAACTCTTCCCTGTGGGAGACCAGTGTGTCCAGCACCGACTCACCTGTTCCGGTGAACCTGGACCTGGACGTCTCAGGCCCGGAGAACTGGTGCATTAGGAAACCATTCCAGTTTGACTCCTGGGGGGGCTCtgctgcgcgtgcacgtgtcccccccccaccacgcTGTGTCTGCTCAGGGACACAGAAGAGCTTGTACCTGAACACAGCCGCCCCACCCTTGCTCAGCACTTGGTTTTGTCGCCGCCAccatttttttcatgttgtaTTTATTTGAGGAGATCCACCTGTGACTGACGGCGGTTTAGATTCAAGGTGGTGGAAATAAATATGGACGTGCAGATGGATCAAAGTGTTTTCTTGTAATGTCGCTGCATTGAGCTTCCAGGTGGGGGGTCAATGAACGctggacccccccctccctgatgcCTGTAAATCATTTTAGCTCTCATCACTTTGATCTTCTGGTCTTTATTTCAGGTCGCTGCTCGTgacctttttttaaagttgatCTTTCCAGGtaataaataaagtgtttgcAGTCCTTTTTGGTCCCCGCCAGCGGCCATCACGGCCTCTCATGAAAGACCCTCACCATGGTTCAACTCTCATCCTTAAGAGCAGCAGAACCGGCCCTGGTGGGGGGTCTCCTGCAGAGGCGCTCAGCTCCGTTTCCTTCAGGCGTCCAGAGTTCACCTCCTCTAATTCACACCACACGTGTTCCAGCTGttacaggtttgtgtgtgggaGCACTGGTTTCCAGTCTAGTACCAGTCCAATCGGTCACAGAAAACAGCAAGGAGAGAGAAGAAGCACTAAAAACCAAAAAGAGCTTTATTCTGCAGCTTCTACACATTGAAGTCATATGGGACACCGATGGGACACCGATGGGACACCGATGGGACACCGATGGGACACCGATGGGACACCGATGGCTCCGCAGTGGCCAACGTCCAGCTGGTGGCTTTGGTGACGTTTGGGACGTggctccagctggaggaaggagaggacaggCCACCGCTCTCCGTCTGCAAACACCACTACAAGGACCTAAATGACCTTAAAGAATCAATGACATATTTCTACAACCACTCGTGTTTTCCACAAAAGTattaaaaaacatatttacacaaaTTCCTCAAAATTGCAGCGGAAAAGCCCTCACCTACAGCTGCACTTGTAAAAAAATATGGTTTGGATTTgataataaacatgtttaaaagCAGTATTTCAGTCAACTACTCAACACAGTAGGAACTCTGGagatggaggtcaaaggtcacctgaaTCTGCTGACCTGCTGCATTTACATctttaacattaaaacatttcttCATGTGCTTTTTCTCAAGTATTGAGGCAAATCATGCACTCTCAgagcgagcgtgtgtgtgtgtgtgtgatcatgcTGAAACTACATCTTACACAATAAGCTTTTCTAATAAATGTTGCTGGGTCCTGAGAACAACATGCTTCCAGCTGAGCTTTGTGGTACGGAGGCATTCACCACCacccccaacaacaacaacagcgttGCCACACCGGCTGTGGTTGAAGCTGAGTGTCGTGTGCTTGTGAAGCACCGACAAGTTTGAACACAACATAAACGAGCAGGGAAAGTCGGCGCTTCCTAGAAAAGCAAAGCTGAATTATCACCAATTATCTGCTAAAATGACGCCCTCGGGTCTCTTGCTCTAACACTAGGGTGTCCACACAACGTGCACATCCCACCAACACTGCTGCTCTACAGACCTTTTGACCCGTTTCACAAATTTCTAAAGAGCTTCTTTTCCCTCTGCCTGAGGCGACGGTTCCCACCGCAGTGTGAGTGGATCAGGAATGATGTTCTTGGGTCCTAATGCTGGTGACAGGCCTGAGGCACAGGAGGCCCTGCTGGGCCCCTCAGTACACGCGAGGGATGAGCCGGTAGCGAACAGTCCGGCAGTACTCTTCCCACGCCGAGCCGTACTTCCTCCTGCACTCGCTCATGTCCCGGGAGTCTCGGTGCACCAGCAGGATGATGAAGTAGATCATGTAGTACCAGGGCAGGAGGTGGTTGAAGCCTGTGCAtgtggaaaacagcagcagttacacaAGAAGCTGAGCCAGCAGGTCGACACCGACCAGTGCGAGGAGCCCATGGCGCTGGAAATGAACTGACCGCAGGGCAAGGACCAGGCCAAAGCCATGAGCAGGTCTCCCACATAGTTGGGATGGCGAACCACGCCCCACCAGCCAGACACAAGCAGACTCTTCCCCGTGGCCGTCGGGATGGTCTTCAGATCTGTAGCAGGGCAGCACAAGACACAGACAGGTGTGGGTCAACACCGCACACAACAGTCCACCACATGTGCAGACAGCTtcagctccaggctggagacagCACAGCAGGGTCACAGCTCCAAACATGGCTCGgaaaacagcacaacaacaatGGGGGACTTACGGGCCAGATTGGGATCTGCTGGATTTCTCCTGAAGGCGTTCTTCTCAGAGTTGGACTTTCTGAAGATGTAGAAGCCGATAGCTAAGAGACAGAACagaggggtcaggggtcagagctCTGAGGCCCCGGTCCAGAGGGGGCGGCGCAGCCTCAGACCCACCTTTGAGGGTGACGATGGCGGCGAGGGCAGGGGGGCTCAGGGGGCTGGGGTGGCTCACCAGGTAGTACGCCTGCAGTGTGTAAGTGAAGGGAACCCACACCAAATCACCAAAGGCCAGCATGAAGCCAAAGCCGTCGTGCATCAGGTCCATGGTGGTCAGGATGGCCTCCTGAAAGGACAGCCATTACACAGgacattcttcacacacacacacacacacacacacctgcaacacagtGCTGCCCTCACTTCATTCCAGAGGCCGTCCAGCACGTagaggagctggaagaggttGACCAGGATCATGGAGGCAGACGGagtgtccagctgctgctgcttcatttcaGCCAGAGCCATGGCAAAGTTGATCAGACACTGGAGCAGAAGCAGGGAGGAAGCAGGGAGGAAGCAGGGAGGAAGCAGGGATCAGCTTTCCTGATCCACCCTTCACACAGGAGCTTGGAAATCTAATGAGCTGGGCTTCATTTCATCACAGCACTGGGCCAGCCTGAGCTCACAGGGTCAGGAGGAAACGCCTCACCAGATGGCCC
Protein-coding sequences here:
- the slc16a10 gene encoding monocarboxylate transporter 10 isoform X2; this translates as MTEGTVDTAEDHRVPAGDPAEEEKKGDSNGQVSVPEQSAVPGVDPVDFVHPEGGWGWVVMFASMWCNGAVFGIQNAFGILFLSLLKEFGSEDDEDLRFRTAWVGSLSMGMIFFCSPIVSVFTDILGCRITAVGGAAVGLVGLLASSFVTSLGPLYFTYGIVFACGCSFSYQPSLVILGHYFKKRLGLVNGIVTAGSSIFTIILPFMLSGLLSRVGLHNTMRVLCILMFVLMLAGFTYKPLLPAKTSSTGRCCPPIGQIFNFNIWKSLGYRIWAFGIPAALYGYFVPYVHLMKHVEERFGPETNKEVLLLSIGITSCIGRFIFGRVADYIPGVNKVYLQVTSFFVIGLMSMMIPLCNIFGALIAVCLLMGLFDGCFISIMAPIAFELVGAKDVSQAIGFLLGLMSVPMTVGPPIAGFLRDRLGSYDVAFYLAGIPPLFGGALLCLIPWVEARRRRREKTEALKEEAEVSTRMLEKHQEDAQLQTGESVL
- the slc16a10 gene encoding monocarboxylate transporter 10 isoform X1 encodes the protein MTEGTVDTVEDHQVPAGDPAEDHRVPAGDPAEEEKKGDSNGQVSVPEQSAVPGVDPVDFVHPEGGWGWVVMFASMWCNGAVFGIQNAFGILFLSLLKEFGSEDDEDLRFRTAWVGSLSMGMIFFCSPIVSVFTDILGCRITAVGGAAVGLVGLLASSFVTSLGPLYFTYGIVFACGCSFSYQPSLVILGHYFKKRLGLVNGIVTAGSSIFTIILPFMLSGLLSRVGLHNTMRVLCILMFVLMLAGFTYKPLLPAKTSSTGRCCPPIGQIFNFNIWKSLGYRIWAFGIPAALYGYFVPYVHLMKHVEERFGPETNKEVLLLSIGITSCIGRFIFGRVADYIPGVNKVYLQVTSFFVIGLMSMMIPLCNIFGALIAVCLLMGLFDGCFISIMAPIAFELVGAKDVSQAIGFLLGLMSVPMTVGPPIAGFLRDRLGSYDVAFYLAGIPPLFGGALLCLIPWVEARRRRREKTEALKEEAEVSTRMLEKHQEDAQLQTGESVL